A single Meles meles chromosome 20, mMelMel3.1 paternal haplotype, whole genome shotgun sequence DNA region contains:
- the LOC123932904 gene encoding olfactory receptor-like protein OLF4: protein MDPRNDTGMSKFLLLGLSEEPEQQPLIFGLFLSMYLITVFGNLLLILAVHSDSHLHTPMYFFLANLSFVDICFTSTTVPQMLINIQTQNKVIIYEDCISQMYFFLLFSGFDAFLLSVMAYDRFVAICHPLQYMVIMNPWLCGLLVLVTWGISFLHSLLETLMLLRLSFCAKVEIPHFFCELNQMIQLACSDTFLNNMVMYFSAMLLGGAPLTGVLYSYGKIVSLICGISSVQGKYKAFSTCSSHLSVVSLFYCTSLGVYFSSAATQSSHSGAVASVMYTVVTPMLNPFIYSLRNKDIKKALMRFSGIAALKR from the coding sequence ATGGACCCAAGAAACGATACAGGAATGTCAaagtttcttcttctgggattatCAGAGGAACCAGAACAGCAGCCTCTAatatttgggctttttctctccATGTACCTGATCACTGTGTTTGGAAATCTGCTCCTcattctggctgtccactctgactcccacctccacactcccatgtacttcttcctggccAACCTGTCCTTTGTAGACATCTGTTTCACCTCCACCACTGTCCCCCAAATGCTGATAAACATCCAGACACAGAACAAAGTGATCATTTATGAAGACTGTATCAGCCAGATGTATTTTTTCCTACTCTTTTCAGGATTCGatgcctttcttctctctgtaatGGCTTATGACCGCTTTGTGGCCATCTGTCACCCCCTCCAATACATGGTCATCATGAACCCCTGGCTCTGTGGACTGCTCGTTCTAGTGACTTGGGGCATAAGTTTCCTGCATTCCTTGTTAGAAACCTTAATGCTATTGCGACTGTCCTTCTGTGCAAAGGTGGAAATCCCCCACTTTTTCTGTGAACTcaatcagatgatccaacttgcatGTTCTGATACCTTTCTTAATAATATGGTGATGTATTTTTCAGCTATGTTGCTGGGTGGTGCTCCCTTAACTGGGGTCCTTTACTCTTATGGTAAGATAGTTTCCTTGATATGTGGGATCTCATCAGTTCAGGGCAAGTATAAAGCATTTTCCACTTGTTCATCTCACCTCTCAGTTGTCTCCTTATTTTACTGTACAAGCCTAGGAGTGTACTTTAGTTCTGCTGCTACCCAGAGCTCCCACTCAGGTGCAGTAGCCTCAGTGATGTACACTGTGGTCACACCCATGCTGAACCccttcatctacagcctgaggaacAAAGACATAAAGAAGGCTCTGATGAGATTCTCTGGGATTGCAGCTCTAAAACGGTAA